One region of Corvus moneduloides isolate bCorMon1 chromosome 1, bCorMon1.pri, whole genome shotgun sequence genomic DNA includes:
- the MAFA gene encoding transcription factor MafA, with translation MASELAMSAELPTSPLAIEYVNDFDLMKFEVKKEPAEAERLCHRLPAGSLSSTPLSTPCSSVPSSPSFCAPSPGGQPAPGPPATTAASLGSKQQLEELYWMSGYQHHLNPEALNLTPEDAVEALIGAPHHHHHHHQGYEPFRPQPFGGEELPPAAHHHPGHHHHHHHHLRLEDRFSDDQLVSMSVRELNRQLRGFSKEEVIRLKQKRRTLKNRGYAQSCRYKRVQQRHILENEKCQLQSQVEQLKQEVTRLAKERDLYKEKYEKLAGRGFPREPSPSAAPKATADFFM, from the coding sequence ATGGCCTCGGAGCTGGCCATGAGCGCGGAGCTGCCCACGAGCCCCCTCGCCATCGAGTACGTGAACGATTTCGACCTGATGAAGTTTGAGGTGAAGAAGGAGCCGGCGGAGGCGGAGCGGCTGTGCCACCGTCTGCCCGCCGGCTCCCTGTCGTCCACCCCGCTCAGCACGCCCTGCTCCTCCGTGCCTTCCTCGCCCAGCTTCTGCGCTCCCAGCCCAGGTGGGCAAccggcccccggccccccggCTACCACCGCCGCTTCCCTGGGCTccaaacagcagctggaggagctgtaCTGGATGTCGGGTTACCAGCATCACCTCAACCCCGAAGCTCTCAACCTGACGCCGGAGGACGCGGTGGAGGCGTTGATCGGTGCCCctcaccatcatcatcatcaccaccaAGGGTACGAGCCCTTCCGACCTCAACCCTTCGGGGGTGAGGAGCTGCCGCCGGCCGCCCATCACCATCCCGgccatcaccatcatcatcatcaccaccTACGCCTGGAGGACCGGTTCTCCGACGATCAGCTGGTGAGTATGTCCGTGCGGGAGCTGAACCGGCAGCTGCGGGGCTTCAGCAAGGAGGAGGTGATCCGCCTCAAGCAGAAGAGGAGGACCTTGAAGAACCGGGGCTACGCTCAATCCTGCCGCTACAAGCGGGTCCAGCAACGGCACATCTTGGAGAACGAGAAATGCCAACTGCAGAGCCAGGTGGAGCAGCTCAAGCAGGAGGTGACCCGCTTGGCCAAGGAAAGGGAtctgtacaaagaaaaatatgagaagTTGGCCGGCCGGGGCTTCCCGAGGGAGCCCTCCCCATCCGCTGCCCCGAAAGCCACCGCTGACTTCTTCATGTGA